A genome region from Winogradskyella helgolandensis includes the following:
- the fbaA gene encoding class II fructose-bisphosphate aldolase, which yields MSHNIKPGVATGKEVQNIFNHAKEKGYALPAVNVIGSNTINAVLETAKALNAPVIIQFSNGGAQFNAGKSLSNEDQKASIAGSIAGAKHIHLMAEAYGVPVILHTDHCAKKLLPWIDGLLDASEQHFKETGKSLYSSHMIDLSEEPIEENIAICKTYLERMSKMGMTLEIELGITGGEEDGVDNTDVDDSKLYTQPEEVAYAYEELSKVSDQFTIAAAFGNVHGVYKPGNVKLTPKILKNSQEFLSKKHNLPHNHIDFVFHGGSGSTVEEIREAIGYGVIKMNIDTDMQYAFLSGVRDYVQDNKDYLQTQIGNPDGADVPNKKYYDPRVWLRKGEDAFVERLKKAFEDLNNVNTL from the coding sequence ATGAGTCATAATATCAAACCTGGCGTTGCCACAGGAAAAGAAGTTCAAAATATTTTTAATCATGCTAAAGAAAAAGGCTATGCTTTACCAGCTGTAAATGTCATTGGCTCTAACACAATCAATGCAGTTTTAGAAACTGCAAAAGCATTAAATGCACCTGTTATTATTCAGTTTTCAAATGGAGGAGCACAATTTAATGCCGGTAAAAGCTTAAGTAATGAAGATCAAAAAGCATCTATTGCAGGTTCTATTGCAGGCGCTAAGCATATTCACTTAATGGCAGAAGCTTATGGAGTACCTGTTATTTTACATACAGACCATTGTGCTAAAAAATTATTACCTTGGATTGACGGTTTGCTAGATGCTAGTGAACAGCATTTTAAAGAAACAGGGAAATCATTGTACAGTTCTCACATGATTGATTTATCTGAAGAACCAATAGAAGAAAACATTGCAATCTGTAAAACATATCTTGAGCGTATGAGCAAAATGGGTATGACTTTAGAGATTGAATTAGGTATTACTGGTGGAGAAGAAGATGGTGTAGATAATACAGATGTAGATGATTCTAAATTATACACACAACCAGAAGAAGTAGCTTATGCTTATGAAGAATTAAGTAAAGTAAGCGATCAGTTTACCATCGCAGCAGCTTTTGGTAATGTACATGGAGTTTACAAGCCTGGTAACGTAAAGTTAACACCAAAAATATTAAAGAATTCTCAAGAGTTCCTATCTAAGAAACATAATTTACCTCACAACCATATTGATTTTGTATTCCATGGTGGATCTGGTTCTACAGTAGAAGAAATTAGAGAAGCAATAGGTTACGGAGTTATTAAAATGAATATTGACACTGATATGCAATATGCATTTTTAAGTGGTGTTAGAGATTATGTACAAGATAATAAGGACTACTTACAAACTCAAATCGGGAATCCTGATGGAGCTGATGTTCCTAACAAAAAATACTACGATCCTCGCGTTTGGTTACGTAAAGGTGAAGATGCTTTTGTAGAAAGACTTAAAAAAGCATTTGAAGATTTAAATAATGTAAACACTTTATAA
- the ubiE gene encoding bifunctional demethylmenaquinone methyltransferase/2-methoxy-6-polyprenyl-1,4-benzoquinol methylase UbiE, whose protein sequence is MAEKVNPYKDSDASKKEQVTKMFDTISNEYDGLNRVISFGIDVKWRNKVVEMVAKTKPKNILDIATGTGDLAISLTSTNAKEIIGLDISDGMLEVGRKKISSKNLDGIISMVIGDSEDLPFEDNTFDAITVAFGVRNFEHLEKGLAEILRVLKPNGIFVILETSVPTNPIYKAGYNVHTKLIMPTIGKLFSKDKVAYSYLSESASLFPYGEALNNILRKIGFINVIDLPQTMGVATIYSASKA, encoded by the coding sequence ATGGCCGAAAAAGTAAACCCATACAAAGACAGTGACGCCTCTAAAAAGGAACAGGTTACTAAAATGTTCGATACTATTTCTAATGAATACGATGGTCTAAACCGTGTGATTTCTTTTGGAATAGATGTAAAATGGCGAAATAAGGTTGTAGAAATGGTCGCCAAAACTAAACCTAAAAATATCTTAGACATTGCTACAGGGACAGGAGATTTAGCGATTAGCCTAACCTCTACAAACGCTAAAGAAATTATTGGCTTGGATATTAGCGATGGTATGTTAGAGGTTGGTCGTAAAAAAATCAGTTCTAAAAACTTAGATGGCATTATTTCTATGGTTATTGGAGATTCTGAAGATTTACCTTTTGAAGACAACACTTTTGATGCTATAACCGTAGCTTTTGGAGTCCGTAATTTTGAGCATTTAGAAAAAGGACTTGCCGAAATTTTACGAGTGCTAAAACCAAATGGTATTTTTGTTATTCTTGAAACTTCCGTTCCTACGAATCCTATTTATAAAGCAGGCTACAACGTGCATACCAAACTCATTATGCCAACCATAGGAAAGCTCTTTTCTAAAGATAAAGTTGCTTATAGTTATTTAAGCGAATCGGCTTCTTTGTTTCCTTATGGAGAGGCTTTAAACAATATTTTAAGAAAAATTGGGTTTATTAATGTCATAGACCTACCACAAACCATGGGAGTGGCAACAATTTACTCAGCATCTAAAGCATAA
- the tamL gene encoding translocation and assembly module lipoprotein TamL, translated as MSSFTLLFISILMLSSCNVVKRVKDGEHLVISNSIIADSVHVSNERINNIIDQKVNSGIRKYFSTPLKLHIYNLARPNIDSILDANILSDSSKVKLRIAILSKKQFDKQIESRRNFNAWLKRTGEAPVIYDEDKTIKTAKNLRKYYYSKGWFNNEVTYDVEKDSNKLAKVTYKVTKKKPYILDSLRPIISSSAIDSVYPKFIRATLLKKGEQFDEQNYETERERINTYLRNTGFYHFGQDYIRFEMDTINTNHKVHTDLIIANRTIRGDDSTTTEPFKIYKIKEVNIYTDDNFDNRFKAITDTATYKDINLYSKEKLKFRPKALTDAVFINAGDNYSDLARSRTSRYLNDLQMFRYPNIDFIENEADTTLTANIFLEPKKKYSLSFDPEINTSNIQTIGFSFSTGLKIRNVFRGAETLEISGIAAIGASKTRNDLEASFFDINEFGGNIRLTIPRLFSPFNTDKIIPKYMSPSTIINLSATSQQNIGLDKQAISGVFSYNWFPSNTVTNTLELFNVNFVKNLNTSNYFGVYTNSFSSLNSIAQDINYIGSDESLYDSSLSNSYAPADDFISDVLTGNTSLTSNDDDFTTVNNIEERKERLTENNLIFSTSFDYKKDKRKNIFDNDFSVFKWRVELAGNFLSGISSLAGAPKNDAGNYEVFGVAFSQYFKTEIDYVKYIDLGRKNVLAFRSYAGIAIPFGNSNSIPFAESFFAGGPNDNRAWTAYNLGPGSSKSTNEFNEANFKIHLSAEQRFSLFGAFQGAVFVDAGNIWNALDNVTDDAATFTSFNSLKDIAVGSGFGIRYDFDFFVLRFDVGLKTYDPSQSDNNRWFRDYNFRNAVYNIGINYPF; from the coding sequence TTGTCTAGCTTCACATTGCTTTTTATAAGTATACTGATGCTAAGTTCTTGTAATGTTGTAAAACGTGTTAAAGATGGCGAACATCTTGTTATTAGTAATTCTATTATAGCAGATAGTGTTCATGTTTCTAATGAACGGATTAATAATATTATCGATCAAAAAGTCAACTCTGGTATACGCAAGTATTTTAGTACACCTTTAAAACTTCATATCTATAATTTAGCCAGACCAAATATAGATTCTATTCTAGACGCTAATATTTTAAGTGATTCTTCCAAAGTTAAACTGCGAATAGCCATACTTTCAAAAAAGCAATTTGATAAACAAATAGAATCGCGACGTAATTTTAACGCATGGTTAAAACGCACAGGTGAAGCGCCTGTCATTTACGACGAAGACAAAACCATAAAAACGGCGAAAAACCTTCGTAAATATTATTATAGCAAAGGCTGGTTTAATAATGAAGTGACTTACGATGTAGAAAAGGACAGTAATAAGCTTGCCAAAGTAACTTACAAAGTCACAAAAAAGAAACCTTATATTTTAGACTCTTTAAGACCTATTATTAGCAGCAGTGCAATCGATTCTGTTTATCCAAAATTTATAAGAGCAACATTATTAAAAAAAGGTGAACAGTTTGATGAGCAGAATTATGAAACTGAACGCGAGCGTATTAATACGTATTTAAGAAATACTGGTTTTTATCATTTTGGACAAGATTATATCCGTTTTGAAATGGATACAATTAACACCAACCATAAAGTACATACCGACTTAATTATAGCAAATAGGACCATTAGAGGTGACGATTCTACAACAACAGAGCCTTTTAAGATTTATAAAATTAAGGAAGTCAACATTTACACAGACGATAATTTTGACAATCGGTTTAAAGCTATTACGGACACAGCGACCTACAAGGACATTAATCTTTATAGTAAGGAAAAATTAAAGTTTAGACCTAAAGCACTTACTGATGCTGTTTTTATTAATGCCGGAGATAATTACAGTGACCTAGCAAGAAGTAGAACATCGCGTTACCTCAACGATTTGCAAATGTTCCGCTATCCAAATATCGATTTTATTGAAAACGAAGCAGACACCACCCTAACTGCAAATATATTTTTAGAGCCCAAAAAGAAATACAGTTTAAGTTTTGATCCTGAAATTAATACGAGTAACATTCAAACCATAGGATTTTCATTTAGTACAGGTTTAAAAATCAGAAATGTATTTAGGGGAGCAGAAACTTTAGAAATCTCAGGAATTGCGGCAATTGGCGCATCCAAAACCAGAAATGACTTAGAAGCTTCCTTTTTTGATATTAATGAATTTGGTGGAAATATACGGTTAACCATTCCGAGATTATTCAGTCCGTTTAATACCGATAAGATTATTCCAAAATACATGTCACCAAGCACTATTATAAACTTGTCTGCAACGAGCCAACAAAATATTGGATTAGATAAACAAGCCATATCTGGTGTATTTAGTTACAATTGGTTCCCATCAAATACCGTGACCAATACCTTAGAATTGTTTAATGTAAATTTTGTAAAAAACTTAAATACTAGCAATTACTTTGGTGTCTACACCAACTCTTTTTCTAGTTTAAACTCCATAGCTCAAGACATCAATTATATTGGCAGTGATGAAAGTTTATATGATTCTAGCTTATCAAATTCATATGCTCCTGCAGATGATTTTATCAGCGACGTTTTAACGGGAAATACAAGTTTAACTTCTAATGATGACGATTTTACAACCGTTAATAATATTGAAGAACGAAAAGAAAGACTAACAGAAAACAACCTTATATTTTCTACAAGTTTCGATTATAAAAAAGACAAAAGGAAAAACATCTTTGATAACGATTTCTCGGTTTTTAAATGGAGAGTAGAATTAGCTGGAAACTTTCTATCTGGCATTTCTAGCCTTGCAGGCGCTCCTAAAAATGACGCTGGTAACTATGAAGTTTTTGGAGTTGCATTCTCTCAATATTTTAAAACTGAAATTGATTATGTGAAGTATATTGATTTAGGGAGAAAGAATGTATTGGCTTTCCGAAGTTATGCCGGAATTGCAATTCCGTTCGGAAACTCAAATAGTATTCCGTTTGCTGAGAGTTTCTTTGCCGGTGGACCTAATGATAACAGAGCATGGACTGCTTATAACTTAGGACCTGGAAGCTCTAAATCTACAAACGAATTTAATGAAGCAAATTTCAAAATACATTTAAGTGCTGAGCAACGTTTCAGTCTGTTTGGTGCGTTTCAAGGAGCTGTTTTTGTAGATGCTGGTAATATTTGGAATGCTTTAGATAACGTAACTGACGACGCAGCAACATTTACTAGTTTTAACTCTTTAAAAGATATAGCTGTAGGTTCTGGTTTTGGTATTCGCTATGATTTTGACTTCTTTGTACTTCGTTTTGATGTTGGCTTAAAAACCTATGACCCTTCACAAAGCGATAACAACCGTTGGTTTAGAGACTACAACTTTAGAAATGCGGTATATAACATTGGTATTAACTATCCATTTTAA
- a CDS encoding sensor histidine kinase, producing MPKNLNRLKNKVFQNIFENANGGISIVSLDGVWIKVNQSIVNLLGYDEAELYKLNFRDITHRDDIESDLVHMHQLVNGEIDNYQIEKRYFHKQGYVVWTLLSVSLVRDENDEPIYFISQLADISTQKSATWHLEFLMNVIKGQNEKLKDFAHIATHDIRTHVGNLFSVTEFLEEELEDILKSNESYKMLKDALINLDDTVHNLNLMRLNKPKKFNILSRLSLHNYIENSIYNVNAIAKRENCEIINKVDKGFYIQGIEAYIDSIILNFLTNSIKYKSDERQTTIELSSSLKDEFVVLKIKDNGLGIDLESNYNKLFTLNGTFHEHPDSRGVGLYMTKNHIESIGGKIEVESKVNEGTCFSVYFLSDLATA from the coding sequence ATGCCAAAAAATCTCAATCGTTTAAAAAACAAAGTCTTTCAAAATATTTTTGAGAATGCTAATGGCGGTATTTCTATTGTGAGCCTTGATGGCGTGTGGATTAAGGTCAACCAAAGCATTGTGAATTTATTAGGGTATGATGAAGCAGAACTTTATAAATTGAATTTCCGAGACATTACGCATCGTGATGACATTGAATCTGATTTAGTTCATATGCATCAATTAGTGAATGGGGAGATTGATAATTATCAGATTGAAAAAAGATATTTTCATAAACAAGGTTATGTCGTTTGGACGCTTTTATCCGTGTCATTGGTAAGAGATGAAAATGATGAGCCTATATATTTTATCAGTCAATTAGCAGATATCTCTACTCAAAAATCAGCGACATGGCATCTGGAGTTTTTAATGAATGTGATTAAAGGACAAAACGAGAAGTTGAAAGATTTTGCACATATTGCAACTCACGATATTAGAACACATGTTGGTAATTTATTTTCTGTCACTGAATTTCTTGAAGAAGAATTAGAGGATATATTGAAATCCAATGAAAGTTATAAGATGTTAAAAGACGCTTTAATTAATCTCGATGATACGGTGCATAACCTTAACTTAATGAGGTTGAACAAACCTAAAAAATTCAATATTTTAAGCAGATTATCCTTACATAATTATATTGAAAATTCTATTTATAATGTTAATGCCATTGCGAAAAGGGAAAACTGTGAAATTATTAATAAGGTAGATAAAGGATTCTATATACAGGGAATAGAAGCCTATATTGATAGTATAATTCTCAACTTTCTTACCAATTCAATTAAATATAAATCAGACGAAAGACAAACGACTATTGAACTTTCTAGTAGTTTAAAAGATGAATTTGTAGTACTTAAGATAAAAGATAACGGTCTAGGGATAGATTTAGAGTCTAATTATAATAAGTTGTTTACATTAAATGGTACTTTTCATGAGCATCCAGACTCACGAGGCGTGGGTTTGTACATGACTAAGAATCACATTGAAAGTATAGGTGGCAAAATAGAAGTGGAAAGTAAAGTAAATGAGGGTACTTGTTTTTCTGTTTATTTTTTAAGTGACTTAGCTACTGCATAA
- the accD gene encoding acetyl-CoA carboxylase, carboxyltransferase subunit beta, whose amino-acid sequence MAWFKRKDKGIHTSTEEKKDTPKGLWYKSPTGKIIDTKELEQNFYVSPEDGYHVRIGSNEYFQILFDDNKYTELDANLTSKDPLKFEDTKKYPDRLKAAQAKTNLKDAVRTAVGKSNGQDLVIACMDFSFIGGSMGSVVGEKIARAADYAIKKKTPLMIISKSGGARMMEAALSLMQLAKTSVKLAQMADAGIPYISLCTDPTTGGTTASFAMLGDINIAEPGALIGFAGPRIVRDTTGKELPEGFQTSEFLLEHGFLDFITHRRDLKKRVNLYIDLIKNQPVRA is encoded by the coding sequence ATGGCTTGGTTTAAAAGAAAAGATAAAGGTATTCACACTTCTACGGAAGAAAAAAAAGATACACCTAAAGGACTTTGGTACAAATCTCCAACAGGTAAAATCATAGATACAAAAGAACTTGAACAAAATTTTTATGTGAGTCCAGAAGATGGCTATCACGTAAGAATTGGAAGTAACGAATATTTCCAAATTCTATTTGATGATAATAAGTATACGGAATTAGATGCTAATTTAACGTCTAAAGACCCTCTTAAATTTGAAGACACAAAAAAATACCCAGACCGTTTAAAGGCCGCACAAGCTAAAACCAATCTTAAAGATGCGGTACGCACAGCTGTTGGTAAATCTAACGGACAAGATTTGGTAATTGCTTGTATGGATTTCAGTTTTATTGGAGGTTCTATGGGATCTGTTGTAGGTGAAAAAATAGCGAGAGCTGCTGACTACGCAATAAAGAAGAAAACCCCTTTAATGATTATTAGTAAATCTGGAGGTGCACGTATGATGGAAGCTGCATTATCATTAATGCAATTAGCTAAAACATCTGTAAAGTTAGCTCAGATGGCAGATGCTGGCATTCCTTATATTTCATTATGTACAGATCCAACAACAGGTGGTACAACGGCATCTTTTGCAATGCTAGGTGATATAAACATCGCAGAACCAGGAGCCTTAATTGGTTTTGCTGGCCCAAGAATTGTAAGAGATACAACAGGAAAAGAATTACCAGAAGGCTTTCAAACGTCTGAATTTTTATTAGAACATGGCTTCTTAGATTTTATAACACACCGAAGAGACCTTAAGAAAAGAGTTAATTTGTATATAGATTTAATAAAAAATCAGCCCGTAAGAGCTTAA
- the trkA gene encoding Trk system potassium transporter TrkA, protein MKIIIAGAGEVGFHLAKLLSYESQEITLIDTKKDSLAYAGEHLDIRTIKGDATSISILRDARIDTAALFIAVTSSETTNITACVLAKQLGAKRTIARISNTEFIDNKETVGFSKFGIDELISPESLAASEIELLLNQYGFNDTYEFENGALTMLGLRLSRTATFVDKTVKEAADIYPELNFIPIAIQRLGTQYTIIPRGDTIFKEGDKVVFMTSRNGDEELFKLSGKVKVLIKNVMILGGSQIGFQTAKDLCSSKFNVKLVESRRGKAEELAEDIPNALVICGDGRNVDILDEENISDMDAFIAVTGNSETNIMSCLLAKSKGVKKTIALVENMDYYQLSQSIGIDTLINKKLLAANNIFRYIRKGEVVAMTKLTNMNAELLEFVVKPKSKITNKVIKDVKFPISAIIGGVIREGQGSIPLGSFKIEAGDRVVVCCLPRSISEVERFFS, encoded by the coding sequence ATGAAAATTATTATCGCAGGTGCAGGTGAAGTAGGATTTCATTTGGCGAAGCTTTTATCTTACGAATCACAAGAAATCACTTTAATAGATACAAAAAAAGATAGTTTAGCATATGCTGGTGAGCACTTGGATATTAGAACTATTAAAGGTGATGCTACGTCAATTTCCATTTTAAGAGATGCACGCATAGATACAGCAGCTTTATTTATTGCCGTAACATCCTCGGAAACCACAAATATTACGGCTTGCGTTTTAGCAAAACAATTAGGTGCAAAACGTACTATTGCGCGTATTTCAAATACCGAGTTTATAGATAATAAGGAAACGGTTGGGTTTTCTAAATTTGGAATTGATGAATTAATTTCACCAGAATCCTTAGCCGCTTCAGAAATTGAATTATTATTAAATCAATATGGTTTTAATGATACTTATGAGTTTGAAAACGGAGCATTAACCATGTTAGGTTTACGTTTATCTAGAACGGCAACGTTTGTAGATAAAACAGTAAAAGAAGCTGCAGACATATATCCTGAATTGAATTTTATTCCTATTGCAATTCAACGTTTAGGAACACAATATACCATCATACCTCGTGGTGATACTATTTTTAAAGAAGGAGATAAAGTGGTCTTTATGACGTCTAGAAATGGGGATGAAGAATTATTTAAATTGTCAGGTAAGGTTAAAGTTCTTATTAAGAATGTTATGATTCTTGGAGGAAGTCAAATTGGTTTCCAAACAGCCAAGGATTTGTGCTCAAGTAAGTTTAATGTTAAATTGGTTGAGAGTAGAAGAGGTAAAGCGGAAGAATTAGCAGAAGATATTCCTAATGCTTTAGTTATCTGTGGTGACGGTAGAAATGTAGATATTTTAGACGAAGAAAACATTTCGGATATGGATGCCTTTATTGCTGTGACAGGTAATTCAGAAACTAATATAATGTCTTGTTTATTAGCAAAATCAAAAGGGGTTAAAAAAACTATTGCCTTGGTTGAAAATATGGATTATTATCAATTATCACAATCTATTGGTATTGATACGTTAATCAATAAAAAATTATTAGCAGCAAATAATATTTTTAGATACATTAGAAAAGGAGAAGTGGTTGCTATGACTAAGTTAACCAATATGAATGCGGAACTCTTAGAGTTTGTGGTTAAACCAAAATCTAAAATAACGAATAAGGTTATAAAGGATGTGAAGTTTCCAATATCTGCTATTATTGGAGGTGTAATAAGAGAAGGACAAGGATCTATTCCATTAGGTAGTTTTAAGATTGAAGCAGGAGATCGTGTTGTGGTCTGTTGTTTACCAAGATCTATTTCTGAAGTAGAACGATTTTTCTCATAA
- the porT gene encoding type IX secretion/gliding motility protein PorT/SprT produces the protein MKHFCIIFVFLFAFQSSSAQLFTKEKVANSVDNIDQKFLTWGYFIGFNQYDFNFDYNENLKDILVDKTSGFHLGLIGDMRINDYLNLRLEPGVFFTTRNLEYDESYFQGTEFNDSDLLREVKSTYVHIPLLLKVSTKRINNFKPFIVGGVSTALNLSSNQDNPNDNSSGEFRMTKNTYFYELGFGIDLYLQYFKFTPSIRGVFSMNDEIIKDMDPNSPWTGNISKMQTRGVFINFTFQ, from the coding sequence ATGAAGCATTTTTGTATCATTTTCGTATTTTTATTCGCGTTTCAAAGTTCTTCTGCACAACTTTTCACGAAAGAAAAAGTGGCGAATTCTGTAGATAATATTGATCAAAAGTTTTTGACTTGGGGTTATTTTATTGGCTTCAATCAATATGACTTTAATTTTGACTACAACGAAAATTTAAAAGATATCCTCGTTGATAAAACATCTGGGTTTCATTTAGGTCTTATTGGTGACATGCGTATTAATGATTACCTGAATTTAAGACTAGAACCCGGAGTATTCTTTACGACCAGAAATTTAGAATACGACGAAAGCTATTTTCAAGGCACAGAATTTAATGATTCTGATTTGCTAAGGGAGGTAAAATCAACATACGTACACATTCCACTTTTATTAAAAGTCTCAACAAAACGTATTAACAATTTTAAACCGTTTATTGTTGGAGGTGTTTCTACGGCTTTAAACCTATCTAGCAATCAGGATAACCCAAACGATAATAGTTCTGGAGAGTTTAGAATGACCAAAAACACGTACTTCTACGAACTTGGATTTGGGATTGACCTTTATTTACAATACTTCAAATTCACACCTTCTATACGTGGCGTTTTTTCAATGAATGACGAAATTATTAAGGATATGGATCCTAATAGTCCATGGACAGGCAACATCTCAAAAATGCAAACTAGAGGTGTTTTTATTAATTTTACTTTTCAATAG
- a CDS encoding TrmH family RNA methyltransferase produces the protein MLSKNQIKLIKSLSQKKGRQQNGSFIVEGIKGISEFLKSDYNLKNLYTTKPIFEAPQDLISGISEVELKKISALKNPNTALAIFEIPEQIKSQDNGLIVALDDVRDPGNLGTIIRLCDWYGIKDLVCSLNTVDCYNTKVVQATMGSLTRVNVQYVDLQDYLESNKTEVFGTFMNGENIYTATLPEQGIIILGNEANGISDAIEAKVNRKITIPQFGTIKETESLNVANATAILLSEFSRRTIEK, from the coding sequence ATGTTATCAAAGAATCAAATAAAGTTAATTAAAAGTTTAAGTCAAAAAAAAGGGCGTCAACAAAATGGTTCATTTATAGTTGAAGGTATTAAAGGAATTTCAGAATTCTTAAAGTCAGATTACAACTTAAAAAACCTCTATACCACAAAGCCAATATTTGAGGCTCCACAGGATTTGATTTCGGGAATTTCAGAAGTCGAATTAAAAAAAATATCAGCGCTTAAAAACCCAAATACAGCGTTAGCCATTTTTGAAATTCCGGAGCAAATAAAATCTCAAGACAACGGTTTAATTGTAGCTTTAGATGATGTAAGAGATCCTGGGAACTTAGGCACCATAATTAGACTTTGCGATTGGTACGGTATTAAGGATTTAGTGTGTAGCTTAAATACAGTAGATTGCTATAATACTAAAGTCGTGCAAGCAACAATGGGGTCTTTAACACGTGTAAATGTGCAATATGTAGATTTGCAAGACTATTTAGAATCTAATAAAACTGAAGTGTTTGGTACTTTTATGAATGGTGAAAATATCTATACAGCAACCTTACCAGAACAAGGAATCATAATTCTTGGAAATGAAGCCAATGGAATTTCTGATGCTATTGAAGCAAAAGTGAATCGAAAAATAACCATTCCTCAATTTGGTACCATTAAAGAAACGGAAAGCTTAAATGTGGCCAATGCCACTGCAATTCTTTTAAGTGAATTTAGCAGACGGACTATTGAAAAGTAA
- a CDS encoding TrkH family potassium uptake protein: protein MSRIKLNYKIIFHFFGLLLLFNGGFMLIATFISFIYKDGVTLQLFLAGIATLLIGVLAMYRTKDHRKEMNKREGYIVVAFGWIVMSLTGTLPYLATEAIPSFTDAFFETISGYTTTGASILNDIEVIPEGVLFWRSTTHWIGGMGIIVLAIAILPLLGVGGMQLFAAEAPGPSADKLHPRITDTAKRLWLIYVGYTAAETILLQIAGMSFFDAINHALSTVSTGGFSTKNASVAYWNDNPAIQYIIIFFMFLAGTNFVLSYYLFKGKISKVLKDEEFSLYFKFIVIFTVIAAVLIYFRADISQSTIVHPMVLGEAESALRHALFQVLSVITTTGFISADYTLWTDFLTVFFFGMMFLGGSAGSTSGGVKVMRQLILIKNSFLEFKRALHPNAIIPVRYNGKSVSKDIVFNVLGFFILYMLSFIVGALVFSMFEIDFTSAIGLSASSLGNVGPALGDFGPVNNYAALPPLGKWWASFLMLIGRLELFTVLILLTPFFWRNR from the coding sequence ATGTCTCGTATAAAACTCAACTATAAAATTATTTTTCACTTTTTTGGATTACTACTATTATTCAATGGTGGGTTTATGCTTATTGCGACATTTATAAGTTTTATTTATAAAGATGGAGTAACATTACAATTATTTTTAGCTGGTATTGCAACGCTCTTAATTGGTGTTTTGGCGATGTATAGAACCAAAGATCATCGCAAGGAAATGAATAAGCGCGAAGGTTATATTGTTGTTGCCTTTGGATGGATTGTAATGTCACTAACAGGAACCTTGCCTTATCTTGCTACAGAAGCTATTCCGTCATTTACAGATGCTTTTTTCGAAACTATTTCTGGGTATACGACAACAGGTGCTAGTATTTTAAACGATATAGAAGTAATTCCGGAAGGTGTTTTGTTTTGGAGAAGTACGACACATTGGATTGGTGGTATGGGAATTATTGTATTGGCTATTGCTATTTTACCTTTACTTGGAGTAGGAGGTATGCAATTATTTGCAGCTGAAGCACCAGGGCCTAGTGCAGATAAATTACATCCTAGAATTACAGATACGGCCAAGCGTTTATGGCTTATTTACGTTGGTTATACTGCAGCTGAAACGATTTTGTTACAAATCGCTGGAATGTCTTTTTTTGATGCTATTAATCATGCGCTAAGTACGGTGTCTACCGGAGGCTTTTCAACAAAAAATGCGAGCGTAGCGTACTGGAATGATAATCCTGCGATACAATACATTATTATATTTTTTATGTTTTTGGCTGGTACTAATTTTGTGCTCAGTTACTATCTATTTAAAGGAAAAATTTCTAAGGTTTTAAAAGACGAAGAGTTTAGTCTCTACTTTAAATTCATTGTAATATTTACTGTAATTGCTGCGGTTTTAATCTATTTTAGAGCAGACATATCGCAGTCAACTATTGTGCATCCAATGGTTTTAGGTGAGGCAGAGAGTGCGCTGAGACATGCTTTGTTTCAGGTATTGTCTGTAATAACAACGACGGGTTTTATTAGTGCAGATTATACGTTATGGACCGACTTTTTAACCGTTTTCTTTTTTGGAATGATGTTTTTAGGTGGTTCTGCTGGTAGTACTTCTGGTGGAGTAAAAGTAATGCGTCAATTAATTTTAATTAAAAACAGTTTTTTAGAATTTAAACGCGCTTTGCATCCTAATGCTATTATTCCTGTACGCTATAATGGGAAATCGGTATCTAAAGATATTGTATTTAATGTGCTAGGATTTTTTATCCTCTATATGTTATCCTTCATTGTTGGAGCATTAGTATTTTCTATGTTCGAAATAGATTTTACGTCTGCTATTGGTTTGTCGGCTTCTAGTTTAGGGAACGTTGGTCCTGCTTTGGGTGATTTTGGACCTGTAAATAATTATGCGGCATTACCTCCTTTGGGAAAATGGTGGGCTTCTTTTTTAATGCTTATAGGTCGATTGGAATTGTTTACGGTTCTTATATTATTGACCCCGTTCTTTTGGCGTAACCGTTAG